Proteins encoded in a region of the Triticum dicoccoides isolate Atlit2015 ecotype Zavitan chromosome 3A, WEW_v2.0, whole genome shotgun sequence genome:
- the LOC119272529 gene encoding trans-resveratrol di-O-methyltransferase-like, translating into MARRRCLLRWTRRSSSVKSHGRIVRSCARWLDTLEKFISSQGLRRRHAATSCAGAASSVVSKGDVSGTLYAGWETSLRTSYMVGGQRLGRGGASKLTKLTLSRVPTPIKHIVMDANRDSSLATDDELLQAQAELWNHVFAYTKSMSLRCAVELGIPDAVHRRGGSITVPDLVAELSLPPSRTPYLRRLMRLLAHAGFFDAGPAPDTYGLTLLSRLLVSAPGAGQGLSPFALAMLHPIIVSPSMSLAAWFRASDDAARVPFATAHGGREFYAVAKENPEFGAAFNEAMACDGRFVMDLIVRGHGQDLFRGLASLVDVGGGSGGAARAIAAAFPQVKCSVLELPHVVASVPPGDGGVDFVAGDMFERVPKADAVLLKWILHGWGDEECVKILRRCREAVPAGGRVIVMDLVVGSSPADARATETQLLWDVMMMGVVGSPERDEREWRKIFDDAGFSGYKILAILGIRSVIEVYT; encoded by the exons atggcgaggcgacgTTGCCTCCTCCGATggacacgacgatcctcgtcggtgaaaagccaCGGGAGAATCGTcagatcctgcgcccgctggctcgacacgtTGGAAAAATTCATATCCTCAcaaggcctcaggaggcgccacgccgccacgTCGTGCGCGGGGGCCGCCTCCTCCgtggtgtcgaag GGCGATGTCAGCGGCACACTGTATGCTGGTTGGGAAACTTCCCTGAGGACCTCGTACATGGTAGGTGGTCAACGATTAG GGCGTGGTGGCGCCTCTAAATTAACCAAACTCACGCTCTCCCGAGTCCCAACACCAATCAAGCACATTGTCATGGACGCTAACCGTGACTCCAGCCTCGCCACCGACGACGAGCTCCTCCAAGCGCAGGCCGAGCTGTGGAACCACGTCTTCGCGTACACCAAGTCTATGTCCCTCCGGTGCGCCGTCGAGCTCGGCATCCCCGACGCCGTCCACCGCCGCGGCGGCTCCATCACCGTGCCCGACCTCGTCGCCGAGCTCTCCCTGCCCCCCTCCAGGACGCCCTACCTGCGCCGCCTCATGCGTCTGCTCGCGCACGCCGGTTTCTTCGACGCCGGGCCAGCGCCAGACACCTACGGGCTCACCCTGCTCTCGCGCCTCCTCGTCTCGGCGCCCGGCGCGGGGCAGGGCCTCTCGCCGTTCGCGCTCGCCATGCTGCACCCGATCATCGTGTCCCCGTCCATGTCGCTGGCGGCGTGGTTCCGCGCGTCCGACGACGCGGCGCGCGTGCCGTTCGCGACCGCGCACGGCGGGCGCGAGTTCTACGCGGTGGCGAAGGAGAACCCGGAGTTCGGCGCGGCGTTCAACGAGGCCATGGCGTGCGACGGCCGCTTCGTGATGGACCTGATCGTGCGCGGCCACGGGCAAGACCTGTTCCGGGGGCTCGCCTCGCTGGTGGACgtcggcggcgggtccggcggcgcGGCCAGGGCCATCGCCGCCGCGTTCCCCCAGGTCAAGTGCAGCGTCCTGGAGCTGCCGCACGTCGTCGCGAGCGTCCCGCCGGGCGACGGGGGCGTGGATTTCGTCGCCGGGGACATGTTCGAGCGCGTCCCGAAGGCCGACGCCGTCCTCCTCAAG TGGATTTTGCACGGGTGGGGGGACGAGGAGTGCGTGAAGATACTGCGGCGGTGCAGGGAGGCGGTGCCGGCCGGCGGCAGGGTGATCGTGATGGACCTGGTGGTGGGGTCGAGCCCGGCGGACGCGAGGGCCACGGAGACGCAGCTGCTGTGGGACGTGATGATGATGGGAGTGGTGGGGAGCCCGGAGCGGGACGAGCGCGAGTGGCGCAAGATATTCGACGACGCGGGATTCAGCGGCTACAAGATCCTGGCCATCCTCGGGATCCGGTCGGTGATCGAGGTGTACACTTAg